A genomic region of Oryza glaberrima chromosome 1, OglaRS2, whole genome shotgun sequence contains the following coding sequences:
- the LOC127768398 gene encoding uncharacterized protein LOC127768398 yields MPPASSVASAVEKLQAAAQDAANSSSRSAAAFSEQAHQVLVPRAAGRVVSLSTCTKISAVSFAVGVVVGFTLKRRLRRWAARLLKRIKDDD; encoded by the exons ATGCCACCGGCGTCTTCGGTTGCGTCGGCGGTGGAGAAGCttcaggcggcggcgcaggacgcGGCGAACTCCTCGTCGCGCTCGGCGGCCGCCTTCTCCGAGCAGGCGCACCAGGTCCTCGTGCCCAGGGCCGCAGG TCGTGTTGTCTCTCTATCAACTTGTACGAAGATCAGCGCCGTCAGCTTTGCAGTCGGTGTTGTGGTGGGCTTCACATTGAAGAGAAGACTACGCCGGTGGGCTGCTAGGCTGCTGAAAAGAATTAAGGACGATGACTAG
- the LOC127779160 gene encoding uncharacterized protein LOC127779160 isoform X2 has protein sequence MNEIRKLKRGISTKRGDHPVQNGQNPVDEWEEQRRYWSSPRAPPVSPMGSPRTPNGSQKKPVLGKVKSKAKKWMHLLHHKKKPQEDMMWTPRAGPSADDSKEHNDADYGSPSTARHPHSSCESACAPEVFLEASSRQNSPLPSPTAHKEQPYFKVSSRFESEMKEANEMLRESKQLRVNTTKPKTVTFAPILEQGPEPVKNDWHSKELSETATEIFSHAYAIVCEAVLRMVSIIQGAMSSYNIDRRQMLEKIVSFKRYMMLKLAPGEGDKVLSEVITEAVLDMFDAWCENVERPLVQRAKEVYSWFLPERREELPPVPLSTHPCVYEDAEEFYSLEN, from the exons ATGAATGAAATCAGAAAATTGAAGCGCGGGATCAGCACCAAACGAGGTGATCACCCCGTCCAAAATG GCCAAAATCCAGTCGATGAATGGGAGGAGCAACGACGATACTGGTCTTCGCCACGGGCACCGCCGGTGAGTCCGATGGGATCGCCGCGGACCCCAAATGGGAGCCAGAAGAAGCCAGTTCTCGGCAAGGTGAAGAGCAAGGCTAAGAAATGGATGCACCTGCTGCATCACAAGAAGAAGCCGCAAGAAGACATGATGTGGACCCCCCGAGCAGGACCCAGTGCAGACGACAGCAAGGAGCACAACGATGCAGACTACGGATCCCCAAGCACAGCTCGACATCCCCATTCCT CGTGTGAATCAGCATGTGCACCTGAGGTTTTCTTGGAAGCATCATCAAGGCAGAATTCCCCACTCCCGAGCCCAACTGCACACAAGGAGCAACCATACTTCAAGGTCAGCAGCAGGTTTGAGTCAGAAATGAAGGAAGCCAATGAAATGCTGAGGGAATCGAAGCAGCTCCGTGTCAACACAACCAAACCGAAGACTGTAACATTTGCGCCAATCTTAGAACAGGGGCCAGAACCTGTAAAAAATGATTGGCACAGCAAAGAACTGTCAGAAACAGCAACCGAGATATTCAGTCATGCATATGCTATAGTCTGTGAGGCAGTCCTCAGGATGGTCTCTATAATCCAAGGCGCGATGTCATCATATAATATTGACAGAAGGCAAATGTTAGAGAAGATCGTATCGTTCAAGAGATACATGATGCTGAAGCTGGCACCTGGAGAAGGTGATAAAGTACTCTCAGAAGTCATTACTGAGGCTGTCCTCGATATGTTTGATGCCTGGTGTGAGAATGTTGAGAGGCCTTTGGTACAGAGGGCAAAGGAAGTGTATTCTTGGTTTCTGCCAGAAAGGAGAGAAGAGTTACCTCCTGTTCCACTGTCCACCCATCCTTGTGTGTATGAAG ATGCAGAAGAATTTTACTCATTAGAGAATTGA
- the LOC127760250 gene encoding uncharacterized protein LOC127760250 isoform X2, giving the protein MAAEAGALMGADRREPEARGGAAALGAVGIATVSVATTLAAVFQPPPGGLLADTFYRLALSGTFLGGMTLVGASVWVADNPAARRAAGKKLLYTAIPPLLAAMGLSVAALLWSM; this is encoded by the exons ATGGCGGCAGAAGCAGGAGCACTGATGGGTGCTGATCGCCGGGAACCGGAGgcccgcggtggcgccgccgcgttGGGTGCGGTCGGCATAGCCACCGTCTCCGTAGCCACCACTCTGGCCGCAGTgttccagccgccgccgggtgGCCTCCTCGCCGACACCTTCTACCGCCTCGCGCTCTCCGGGACCTTCCTTGGCGGGATGACCCTGGTCGGCGCTTCGGTCTGGGTGGCCGACAACCCGGCTGcccgccgtgccgccggcaAGAAGCTGTTATACACCGCCAtcccgccgctcctcgccgccatggGCTTATCTGTGGCGGCGCTGCTCTG GTCGATGTGA
- the LOC127765361 gene encoding uncharacterized protein LOC127765361, with protein MAAKRELSSTLRNLKFMQRAAVAQKVEEKPKVEAAAAAEEEVVTVPSGGVGSSVKVARKCVVIMEGNPHPGAAKGRMSFLNFNPSIDKLTQEATDGRQSQLASPSNNHQDGSNSSRTDEVSRTRFSDFNIHSSESISLNELKRKQPELEMETPPSHRQPKTTGKSIDGDSSSQSNGRGSHKSNKREKLDWNLLRPRKSK; from the exons atggcggcgaagcGGGAGCTCTCGAGCACCCTCAGGAACCTCAAG TTTATGCAGCGGGCGGCTGTTGCACAGAAGGTTGAGGAGAAGCCCAaggttgaggcggcggcggcggcggaggaggaggtggtgacgGTGCCTAGCGGAGGTGTTGGCTCGTCGGTTAAAGTCGCTCGGAAGTG CGTAGTTATCATGGAGGGTAATCCACACCCTGGAGCTGCAAAGGGTCGAATGTCATTCCTGAATTTCAACCCATCCATTGAT AAATTAACTCAAGAGGCAACGGATGGCCGCCAATCACAGTTAGCATCACCTAGTAATAATCATCAGGATGGTTCGAATTCCAGCAG AACGGATGAAGTATCAAGAACAAGATTTAGTGACTTCAACATTCATAGTTCAGAAAGCATATCTCTGAATGAACTAAAGAGGAAACAGCCTGAGCTTGAAATGGAAACACCACCATCACATAGGCAGCCCAAGACCACAGGTAAGAGTATCGATGGTGATTCATCTTCGCAAAGCAATGGCCGCGGGTCTCACAAGTCAAACAAGCGTGAAAAGCTTGACTGGAATCTTCTTAGACCACGGAAATCAAAATGA
- the LOC127760350 gene encoding uncharacterized protein LOC127760350 — MDFEEYLNLQSATFAQLYRCLPISLLKKENADDGNRVFMPVSALDRLGYLHIEYPMQFQIQNATTLQTSYCGVLEFTADEGFIHIPTMMMEHLGLRENDLVLLRSTSIPKATFVKLQPHTSDFHKLSEPRYLLEYNFRNFFCLTTGETIAVAAGDRFYYLDVVETRPADAVCVIETDCEVEFDQALDQAEPAAAMQVDGVGAGEPEPARFTGFRMRMDGKPVEEEKKTMPPPATAAAPPKRGLRFGSSAPAAGGGVKEAKSGEKDDGNRFTGKKYSLQF; from the exons ATG GATTTCGAGGAGTATCTCAACTTGCAATCGGCGACGTTCGCGCAGCTGTACCGCTGCTTGCCGATCTCGCTTCTCAAGAAGGAGAACGCCGACGATGGCAACAGGG TCTTCATGCCTGTATCTGCTCTTGATCGGCTCG GGTATCTGCACATCGAGTACCCGATGCAGTTTCAGATTCAGAACGCCACCACGCTGCAGACCTCGTACTGCGGCGTGCTCGAGTTCACCGCCGACGAGGGCTTCATCCACATCCCGACCATG ATGATGGAGCACTTGGGCCTGCGAGAGAACGATCTCGTGCTGCTGCGAAGCACGTCGATCCCCAAGGCCACCTTCGTCAAGCTGCAGCCTCACACCTCTGACTTCCACAAGCTTTCTGAACCAAGATACCT GCTGGAGTACAACTTCCGCAACTTCTTCTGCCTGACGACCGGCGAGACGAtcgccgtggcggcgggggaCAGGTTCTACTACCTCGACGTCGTGGAGACGAGGCCGGCCGACGCTGTCTGCGTCATCGAGACCGACTGCGAGGTCGAGTTCGACCAGGCCCTCGACCAAgcggagcccgccgccgccatgcaggtcgacggcgtcggcgccggcgagccggagCCGGCCCGGTTCACCGGCTTCAGGATGCGGATGGACGGCaagccggtggaggaggagaagaagacgatgccgccgccggcgacggcggcggcgccgcccaaaAGGGGGCTTCGGTTTGGCTCGTCGGCTCctgccgccggtggtggcgtcAAGGAGGCCAAGTCCGGCGAGAAAGACGATGGGAATCGGTTCACCGGCAAGAAGTATTCTCTGCAGTTTTAA
- the LOC127779200 gene encoding uncharacterized protein LOC127779200, producing MPVRVVDTATPSSHPTSGQDANAGHPSPPSCSLLSAGRCYAGTQNVSTIQKEEAWKVNVRINDCDLEQGYLCGTMEAVNVPLADTPVVTFWEGEIVDAKNYTFFTGKWEASPEDDIRHWSKFPSFTPLLSQIETDGGKSVDFSNYAYIFMRWKEQYFVNVGVDCGLTIAGFYYVCFSCSDGSISGYYYDPNSSPFQKLELKCTNEKDSGFTFSSYELQ from the exons atgCCAGTGAGGGTGGTCGACACCGCAACCCCATCCTCCCATCCCACCTCAG GTCAAGATGCAAATGCTGGGCATCCGTCTCCTCCTAGCTGTTCCCTCTTAAGTGCTGGAAGA TGTTATGCTGGAACCCAGAATGTCTCTACTATACAAAAAGAAGAAGCTTGGAAAGTTAATGTGCGGATCAATGACTGTGATCTCGAACAGGGTTATTTATGTGGAACAATGGAAGCAGTTAATGTTCCCTTAGCTGATACCCCT GTGGTAACATTCTGGGAGGGGGAGATAGTGGATGCTAAAAATTATACATTTTTCACTGGCAAGTGGGAGGCATC CCCAGAGGATGATATTAGACACTGGTCCAAGTTCCCATCATTTACACCTCTTCTG AGTCAGATAGAGACAGATGGTGGCAAGTCTGTGGACTTCAGCAACTATGCTTACATATTCATG AGATGGAAAGAGCAGTACTTTGTCAATGTTGGAGTGGACTGTGGGTTGACCATAGCTGGTTTCTACTATGTCTGCTTTTCATGTAGCGATGGTTCCATTAGTGGGTATTATTATGATCCAAACAGCAG TCCGTTTCAGAAGCTTGAACTGAAGTGTACCAATGAGAAAGATTCTGGATTTACCTTCTCATCCTACGAGCTGCAGTGA
- the LOC127779152 gene encoding actin-related protein 5: MPSGYRPDRETDFAGFPSTTPIVIDNGASTFRIGWAGEAEPRVAFRNIVQRPRHRSSGETVTVVGDTDPALMKYFDCTRSAIRSPFDDDVVYQFEYMEYILDFGFDRLGATSEVGHPILMTECECNPSFSRARMSELLFETYGVPSIAFGIDDVFSYKYNQKLGNCGEDGLAISCEHGTCHVVPFLKGEPVLGACCRTNVGGFHITDFLRQLLSLKYPYHSASITWEKAEELKKEHCYVALDYMSELQIFKNNKEEAEEKTRYWQLPWVPPPVEEPPSEEELARKAALKEKAGQRLRDMAAAKRSQKIAELEKQLSYLEELMEQLDGAEEEEATAILGRSGYLSQQEIKSAILKATQSLRKAKGESNGNEEKADASGVDKYPLVSVPDETLTPEQLKEKKKQILLKTTTEGRMRAKQRRAEEEALREKQEEERRLENPELYLEELRARYSELSDRVDQRKRQKLNGGKTNGNHNSSGGVGRGERLNAAQKERMRLLTSAAFDRGKGEDTFGTRDEDWLVYKKMSKDNNDDDDGNDDDESELARIASKIQDMDPTFVNKAEAVQQTPEPPKVRTLTAEDYRISIGIERFRCPEILFQPGMIGIDQAGIDEMVSISLRRLMEDEAVKERLCQSILVTGGCSLIPGMIPRLESGIRQFRPYLSTLKLVRAADPLIDAWRGAAAFAASSKFGRHTFSLADYREHGENLFHRYNIVYSL, encoded by the exons atgCCGTCGGGGTACCGCCCGGACCGGGAGACCGACTTCGCCGGCTTCCCGAGCACCACCCCCATCGTTATCGACAACGGCGCCTCCACCTTCCGCATCGG GtgggccggcgaggcggagccCCGCGTCGCCTTCCGCAACATCGTGCAGCGGCCGCGCCACCGCAGCTCTG GTGAAACTGTCACAGTTGTTGGGGACACTGATCCAGCTTTGATGAAGTATTTCGATTGCACACGATCAGCAATTCGCTCACCatttgatgatgatgttgtCTACCAGTTCGAGTACATGGAATAT ATTCTTGACTTTGGTTTTGATCGACTAGGTGCCACTTCAGAG GTGGGCCATCCCATTCTTATGACAGAGTGTGAATGCAATCCATCCTTTTCTCGAGCCAGAATGTCAGAACTACTTTTTGAGACATATGGCGTGCCATCCATTG CTTTTGGCATTGACGATGTGTTTAGTTACAAGTACAATCAGAAACTTGGGAATTGTGGAGAAGATGGACTGGCCATTTCGTGTGAACATGGGACATGCCATGTTGTTCCA TTTTTAAAGGGAGAACCTGTGTTGGGGGCATGCTGCAGAACCAACGTTGGTGGCTTTCACATCACAGATTTTCTGAGGCAGCTCCTCTCTCTAAAGTATCCCTATCACAG TGCAAGCATTACATGGGAAAAGGCTGAAGAGCTGAAGAAGGAACATTGTTACGTAGCTCTTGATTATATGTCAGAGTTGCAGATATTTAAG AACAATAAGGAAGAAGCTGAAGAAAAAACTAGGTATTGGCAACTACCATGGGTCCCGCCTCCTGTAGAAGAACCACCATCTGAGGAAGAACTTGCAAGAAAAGCAGCTTTGAAGGAAAAGGCTGGTCAACGTTTGCGAGATATGGCTGCTGCAAAAAGGTCGCAGAAGATAGCAGAACTTGAAAAACAGCTTTCTTATTTGGAGGAACTAATGGAGCAACTTGATGGagctgaggaagaagaagcaacaGCCATTTTAGGTAGATCTGGGTATCTTTCCCAGCAGGAAATCAAATCTGCTATTTTGAAAGCAACACAATCCTTAAGGAAGGCAAAGGGGGAGTCCAATGGTAACGAAGAGAAAGCAGATGCTTCTGGGGTTGATAAGTATCCACTTGTGTCTGTCCCTGATGAAACATTGACACCAGAACAG ttaaaagagaagaagaaacagATACTACTTAAAACCACAACAGAAGGTCGAATGCGTGCCAAGCAGAGACGTGCTGAGGAGGAAGCATTGAGGGAGaagcaagaagaagagaggCGTTT GGAGAACCCAGAGTTATACCTTGAAGAGCTCCGTGCTCGATACTCGGAACTTTCTGATAGGGTTGATCAGAGGAAGCGACAGAAGCTCAATGGTGGTAAGACCAATGGTAATCATAATTCATCTGGTGGAGTAGGCCGTGGGGAACGTCTTAATGCCGCCCAGAAAGAAAGGATGCGGCTGCTCACATCTGCTGCATTTGATCGGGGGAAGGGCGAGGACACTTTTGGTACGAGAGATGAAGATTGGTTAGTCTACAAAAAGATGAGCAAAGATAataacgacgacgacgatgggaaCGATGATGATGAATCAGAACTTGCTCGAATTGCTTCTAAGATCCAG GATATGGACCCTACATTTGTGAACAAAGCTGAAGCTGTCCAACAGACTCCTGAGCCTCCTAAGGTCCGGACTCTTACAGCAGAAGATTACAGGATTTCCATAGGGATCGAGCGGTTCCGGTGCCCTGAAATATTGTTCCAGCCTGGTATGATAGGAATTGACCAGGCTGGTATCGATGAGATGGTCAGCATCTCACTTAGGCGACTAATGGAAGACGAGGCTGTCAAGGAGCGCCTTTGCCAGTCCATCCTTGTCACTGGAGGCTGTTCTTTGATCCCAGGCATGATCCCTCGGCTGGAATCCGGAATCCGGCAGTTTCGGCCCTACCTCTCAACCCTGAAGCTTGTTAGAGCAGCCGACCCCCTTATAGATGCATGGAGGGGCGCTGCTGCCTTTGCAGCTTCCAGCAAGTTTGGGAGGCACACCTTCAGCTTAGCAGATTACAGAGAGCATGGAGAAAACTTGTTTCATCGGTACAACATTGTTTACTCCTTGTAG
- the LOC127760250 gene encoding uncharacterized protein LOC127760250 isoform X1: MAAEAGALMGADRREPEARGGAAALGAVGIATVSVATTLAAVFQPPPGGLLADTFYRLALSGTFLGGMTLVGASVWVADNPAARRAAGKKLLYTAIPPLLAAMGLSVAALLWMNSSMATQGPRPEH; encoded by the exons ATGGCGGCAGAAGCAGGAGCACTGATGGGTGCTGATCGCCGGGAACCGGAGgcccgcggtggcgccgccgcgttGGGTGCGGTCGGCATAGCCACCGTCTCCGTAGCCACCACTCTGGCCGCAGTgttccagccgccgccgggtgGCCTCCTCGCCGACACCTTCTACCGCCTCGCGCTCTCCGGGACCTTCCTTGGCGGGATGACCCTGGTCGGCGCTTCGGTCTGGGTGGCCGACAACCCGGCTGcccgccgtgccgccggcaAGAAGCTGTTATACACCGCCAtcccgccgctcctcgccgccatggGCTTATCTGTGGCGGCGCTGCTCTG GATGAATAGCAGCATGGCAACCCAAGGGCCAAGGCCAGAGCACTAG
- the LOC127779160 gene encoding uncharacterized protein LOC127779160 isoform X1, with protein sequence MNEIRKLKRGISTKRGDHPVQNASLNIAGQNPVDEWEEQRRYWSSPRAPPVSPMGSPRTPNGSQKKPVLGKVKSKAKKWMHLLHHKKKPQEDMMWTPRAGPSADDSKEHNDADYGSPSTARHPHSSCESACAPEVFLEASSRQNSPLPSPTAHKEQPYFKVSSRFESEMKEANEMLRESKQLRVNTTKPKTVTFAPILEQGPEPVKNDWHSKELSETATEIFSHAYAIVCEAVLRMVSIIQGAMSSYNIDRRQMLEKIVSFKRYMMLKLAPGEGDKVLSEVITEAVLDMFDAWCENVERPLVQRAKEVYSWFLPERREELPPVPLSTHPCVYEDAEEFYSLEN encoded by the exons ATGAATGAAATCAGAAAATTGAAGCGCGGGATCAGCACCAAACGAGGTGATCACCCCGTCCAAAATG CGTCTCTGAATATTGCAGGCCAAAATCCAGTCGATGAATGGGAGGAGCAACGACGATACTGGTCTTCGCCACGGGCACCGCCGGTGAGTCCGATGGGATCGCCGCGGACCCCAAATGGGAGCCAGAAGAAGCCAGTTCTCGGCAAGGTGAAGAGCAAGGCTAAGAAATGGATGCACCTGCTGCATCACAAGAAGAAGCCGCAAGAAGACATGATGTGGACCCCCCGAGCAGGACCCAGTGCAGACGACAGCAAGGAGCACAACGATGCAGACTACGGATCCCCAAGCACAGCTCGACATCCCCATTCCT CGTGTGAATCAGCATGTGCACCTGAGGTTTTCTTGGAAGCATCATCAAGGCAGAATTCCCCACTCCCGAGCCCAACTGCACACAAGGAGCAACCATACTTCAAGGTCAGCAGCAGGTTTGAGTCAGAAATGAAGGAAGCCAATGAAATGCTGAGGGAATCGAAGCAGCTCCGTGTCAACACAACCAAACCGAAGACTGTAACATTTGCGCCAATCTTAGAACAGGGGCCAGAACCTGTAAAAAATGATTGGCACAGCAAAGAACTGTCAGAAACAGCAACCGAGATATTCAGTCATGCATATGCTATAGTCTGTGAGGCAGTCCTCAGGATGGTCTCTATAATCCAAGGCGCGATGTCATCATATAATATTGACAGAAGGCAAATGTTAGAGAAGATCGTATCGTTCAAGAGATACATGATGCTGAAGCTGGCACCTGGAGAAGGTGATAAAGTACTCTCAGAAGTCATTACTGAGGCTGTCCTCGATATGTTTGATGCCTGGTGTGAGAATGTTGAGAGGCCTTTGGTACAGAGGGCAAAGGAAGTGTATTCTTGGTTTCTGCCAGAAAGGAGAGAAGAGTTACCTCCTGTTCCACTGTCCACCCATCCTTGTGTGTATGAAG ATGCAGAAGAATTTTACTCATTAGAGAATTGA